A window from Pseudobutyrivibrio ruminis HUN009 encodes these proteins:
- a CDS encoding phospho-sugar mutase: protein MYNDEYKRWLAADLDDPDLKPELLKIEGNDEEIKDRFAVALAFGTAGLRGVLGAGTNRMNVYVVRQATQGLANWVKTQGGNQTVAISYDSRIKSDVFAKTAAGVLAANGINVRIYDALMPVPALSFATRYYKCNAGIMVTASHNPAKYNGYKAYGPDGCQMTDDAAAIVYAEIQKTDILNGVKYMSFAEGVEKGLIKFVGDDCKDAFYAAIEDRQVRPGLCKTAGLKLVYSPLNGSGLVPVTRVLNDIGITDITIVPEQEYPNGYFTTCSYPNPEIFEALELGLELAKKEGADLMLATDPDADRVGIAMKCPDGSYELVSGNEVGVLLLDYIAAGRIEKGTMPKNPVAVKSIVSTPLADAVAEHYGVELRSVLTGFKWIGDQIAGLEADGEVDRFIFGFEESYGYLAGPYVRDKDAVIGSMLICEMAAYYRSIGSSIKQRLEEIYAEYGRYLNKVDSFEFPGLSGMDTMAGIMTSLRENPPKDIAGIAVTKVTDYKNTAETGLPSSNVLIYGLENGCTVVVRPSGTEPKIKTYFTTKGKDLAEAQAMKDKLAEALKPIFK from the coding sequence ATGTACAATGATGAATATAAGCGTTGGCTTGCAGCTGATCTTGATGATCCAGATTTAAAGCCAGAATTATTAAAGATTGAGGGTAATGACGAAGAAATCAAAGACAGATTTGCAGTAGCACTTGCCTTTGGTACAGCAGGACTTCGTGGTGTACTTGGCGCAGGTACAAACCGTATGAACGTTTATGTTGTTCGCCAGGCTACACAGGGACTTGCAAACTGGGTTAAGACTCAGGGTGGCAACCAGACAGTAGCTATCAGCTATGACAGCCGTATCAAGAGTGATGTTTTTGCAAAGACTGCAGCAGGTGTTCTTGCAGCTAATGGTATTAATGTTCGTATTTACGATGCACTTATGCCAGTTCCAGCACTTTCATTTGCTACACGTTACTACAAATGCAACGCAGGTATTATGGTTACAGCATCTCATAACCCTGCTAAATATAACGGTTACAAGGCATACGGTCCAGACGGATGCCAGATGACAGACGATGCAGCAGCTATCGTTTATGCAGAGATTCAAAAGACAGATATTCTTAATGGCGTTAAATACATGTCATTTGCAGAGGGTGTTGAAAAAGGACTTATCAAGTTCGTTGGTGATGACTGCAAGGATGCTTTCTATGCAGCAATCGAAGATAGACAGGTTCGTCCAGGCCTTTGCAAGACAGCTGGCCTCAAGCTTGTTTACAGCCCACTTAATGGCTCAGGCTTAGTTCCAGTTACACGTGTACTTAACGATATCGGTATCACAGATATCACAATCGTTCCAGAGCAGGAGTATCCAAATGGATACTTCACTACTTGCAGCTATCCAAACCCAGAAATCTTTGAAGCACTTGAGCTTGGTCTTGAGCTTGCAAAGAAAGAGGGCGCAGATTTAATGCTTGCTACTGACCCTGATGCAGACCGTGTTGGTATTGCTATGAAGTGCCCAGATGGAAGCTATGAGCTTGTTTCTGGTAATGAAGTTGGTGTACTTCTTCTTGACTACATTGCAGCAGGACGTATCGAAAAGGGCACAATGCCAAAGAACCCTGTAGCAGTTAAGTCTATTGTTTCAACACCACTTGCTGATGCAGTTGCAGAGCACTATGGTGTAGAGCTTCGCTCAGTTCTTACAGGCTTCAAGTGGATTGGTGATCAGATTGCTGGTCTTGAGGCTGATGGAGAAGTAGATAGATTTATCTTCGGATTCGAGGAGTCATACGGATACCTTGCAGGTCCTTATGTTCGTGATAAGGATGCAGTTATCGGTTCAATGCTTATCTGCGAAATGGCTGCTTACTACCGCAGCATCGGAAGCTCTATCAAGCAGCGTCTTGAGGAGATTTATGCTGAGTATGGTCGTTACCTCAACAAGGTAGATTCGTTTGAGTTCCCAGGCCTTTCAGGTATGGACACAATGGCTGGTATTATGACATCACTTCGTGAGAATCCACCAAAGGATATCGCAGGTATCGCTGTTACAAAGGTTACAGATTACAAGAACACAGCAGAGACAGGACTTCCTTCTTCAAATGTTCTTATCTACGGCCTTGAGAATGGATGCACAGTTGTTGTACGCCCTTCAGGTACAGAGCCAAAGATTAAGACTTACTTCACAACAAAAGGAAAAGATCTCGCTGAAGCACAGGCAATGAAAGACAAGCTTGCTGAAGCTTTAAAACCAATATTTAAGTAA
- a CDS encoding nucleoside/nucleotide kinase family protein, which translates to MGDSTSMNYSATINGYAVEAYYSEDNVNEIFVPLLRKLTVMQQEKGRRILVMLAAPPGAGKSTLLDFLEYLSKNTDGVKEIQTIGMDGFHHYQDYLLSHETVRDGKTIKMVEIKGAPITFDLDALSNRVQLVASGAKCGWPIYDRNLHNPVEDTIQIDSDIVLLEGNYLLLDEDGWKDISSMADYTIFISADEDMLRGRLVERKAKNTPIEDARKFVEYSDMRNALEVLHHSKKADLNLEILENNEYRVI; encoded by the coding sequence ATGGGAGATTCAACATCTATGAATTATTCAGCTACGATCAACGGTTATGCGGTTGAGGCGTATTACAGTGAAGATAATGTCAACGAGATTTTTGTGCCGCTGCTACGAAAGCTTACGGTTATGCAGCAGGAGAAGGGGCGGAGGATACTTGTGATGCTTGCAGCGCCTCCAGGGGCGGGTAAGAGTACGCTTCTTGATTTTCTGGAGTATTTGTCTAAGAATACAGATGGGGTGAAGGAAATCCAGACAATTGGAATGGATGGATTTCATCATTATCAGGACTACTTACTTAGTCATGAAACTGTCAGAGATGGAAAGACGATCAAGATGGTGGAAATCAAGGGTGCACCAATTACCTTTGATTTGGATGCGCTTTCAAATCGCGTACAGTTAGTAGCAAGTGGCGCAAAATGTGGTTGGCCAATCTATGATAGAAATCTCCACAATCCAGTAGAGGACACAATCCAGATTGACTCGGACATAGTGCTTCTGGAGGGCAATTATCTGCTTTTGGATGAAGATGGTTGGAAGGATATTTCAAGTATGGCAGACTACACTATTTTCATTTCAGCAGATGAAGATATGCTTCGTGGTAGACTGGTGGAGCGCAAAGCCAAGAATACTCCAATAGAGGATGCAAGGAAGTTCGTAGAATACTCAGATATGCGCAATGCTCTAGAGGTTTTACATCATTCAAAGAAAGCAGATTTGAATCTAGAAATACTAGAAAACAACGAGTATAGAGTAATTTAA
- a CDS encoding DUF2975 domain-containing protein: protein MNNKLNVFVKRILDICFFIGAVMEVAVPFGLKYAVNLTIKILGKTTEYAKILEHYPYAVVSIMVAGGSALLILFELRKMMKTVIEDDCFVMQNVTSLYKMGTYAFVITGVKLLRCFVYFTPSAVVVAGVFFFAGLFSKVLARVFERAVSYKQENDLTI, encoded by the coding sequence ATGAACAATAAATTAAATGTATTTGTAAAAAGGATTTTGGACATATGCTTTTTCATAGGAGCAGTGATGGAAGTGGCCGTTCCATTTGGTCTGAAATATGCAGTAAATCTTACAATTAAGATTCTTGGCAAGACAACAGAGTATGCAAAGATTTTAGAGCATTATCCATATGCAGTTGTTTCCATTATGGTAGCTGGCGGCTCAGCACTTTTGATTCTGTTTGAGCTTAGAAAGATGATGAAAACAGTTATCGAGGATGATTGCTTTGTAATGCAAAATGTAACAAGTCTTTACAAGATGGGAACATACGCATTTGTAATCACTGGAGTGAAGCTACTTCGTTGCTTCGTATATTTCACACCTTCGGCTGTTGTAGTGGCAGGAGTATTCTTCTTTGCAGGATTATTCAGCAAGGTTTTAGCTCGAGTATTTGAAAGAGCTGTTAGTTACAAGCAGGAAAATGATTTAACTATATAG
- a CDS encoding helix-turn-helix domain-containing protein, whose protein sequence is MIVINLDVMMAKRKIGLTELAGIVGITNANLSILKNNKAKAVRLETLDAICKALDCQPGDILEYVVDEEE, encoded by the coding sequence ATGATTGTAATAAATTTAGATGTCATGATGGCAAAAAGAAAAATTGGATTGACTGAGCTGGCAGGAATAGTTGGAATCACAAATGCCAATCTTTCAATTCTAAAAAACAATAAGGCAAAGGCAGTTAGGCTGGAAACCTTGGATGCCATATGTAAAGCACTTGATTGCCAGCCGGGAGACATATTGGAATATGTTGTAGATGAGGAGGAATAG
- a CDS encoding DUF4153 domain-containing protein, which translates to MDNTARENNYNEPSMTNIVIEAPVQAQVKGDAKSFRKYGLLSLVFAIVYTFCLYKNKSGITYPIFMAITFGLIYAVRKSDDLPFLKDKNGKVGLNLFYVISLLLLSVTKCMFTSYSIQWLSGLAIFLLFFSFIMQLYIDTTGWDIVGWLGGIALTMIRPIANIAWPFQDVALFVKERGSETSKEKKNAIMAVLIGLIVAVPLLAVVVSLLVSADAVFSRILEKVFEGIHLPDNFGDIVGIVLTLCISFICAYIIPNSLYKKKIGIGPAKQGNTNPLIAITFTVLLGLVYLLFCLIQVLFLFTGSMTLPAGYTYAQYAHEGLYQLLAVCLINVALVSVCSRMFAKNKLLTCILSIIGICTYIMIASSAMRMILYIGAYTLTFLRLFVLWFLCVLSLWLAYLIIGLYKSDFPVFKAAMVTITVAYLAFAFANPDYQVAKYDLAHADMPDTSIYGSVQRYIVYNLSLDAIPAIESNEQLLSEYKDNIYFDQWETNYAGSIRKFNYSYWRAEKVFEDAK; encoded by the coding sequence ATGGACAATACCGCTAGAGAAAATAATTATAATGAACCAAGTATGACAAATATTGTTATAGAAGCCCCAGTGCAGGCGCAGGTTAAAGGCGATGCAAAAAGCTTCAGAAAATATGGATTATTATCTCTTGTATTTGCTATCGTATATACGTTTTGCTTGTACAAGAATAAATCAGGAATCACTTATCCAATTTTTATGGCAATAACATTTGGCCTAATATATGCAGTCAGAAAGTCAGATGATTTACCATTCCTGAAAGACAAAAATGGAAAAGTAGGATTAAATTTATTTTATGTGATTTCATTGTTATTGCTATCAGTTACAAAGTGCATGTTTACAAGCTATAGCATTCAGTGGCTTAGCGGATTGGCCATATTCCTACTATTCTTTTCGTTTATCATGCAGCTTTACATTGATACTACTGGTTGGGATATAGTTGGATGGCTTGGCGGAATCGCACTTACAATGATACGACCTATAGCAAACATTGCATGGCCATTTCAGGACGTTGCTCTTTTTGTAAAGGAAAGAGGCAGTGAGACAAGTAAAGAAAAAAAGAATGCTATTATGGCAGTTCTTATAGGACTTATTGTTGCAGTTCCGCTTCTTGCAGTGGTTGTTAGCTTGCTTGTGTCAGCAGATGCAGTGTTCAGCCGCATTTTAGAAAAAGTATTTGAGGGCATCCACCTACCAGATAACTTTGGAGACATTGTTGGAATAGTATTAACTTTGTGCATCTCATTTATCTGCGCATATATAATTCCAAATTCCTTATATAAGAAGAAAATTGGAATTGGCCCAGCAAAGCAGGGAAACACAAATCCGCTTATAGCTATTACATTCACGGTTCTACTTGGTTTAGTGTATCTTCTTTTCTGCTTGATACAGGTATTATTCTTATTTACAGGAAGCATGACTTTACCAGCTGGATACACATACGCACAATATGCTCACGAGGGACTCTACCAGTTGCTTGCAGTATGCTTGATTAACGTGGCACTTGTGTCAGTTTGCTCAAGAATGTTTGCAAAGAATAAGTTGCTAACATGTATTCTATCAATCATCGGCATATGTACATACATAATGATTGCATCTTCTGCAATGAGAATGATTCTATACATCGGAGCGTATACGCTTACATTCCTTAGATTGTTTGTACTTTGGTTCCTTTGCGTTCTTAGCCTTTGGCTTGCATATTTGATTATTGGATTGTATAAATCAGACTTTCCAGTATTCAAAGCTGCTATGGTGACAATCACTGTTGCTTACTTAGCATTTGCATTTGCTAATCCTGATTATCAGGTAGCAAAATATGATTTGGCACATGCAGATATGCCTGATACAAGTATATATGGCTCAGTACAAAGATACATTGTATATAATTTATCATTGGATGCTATTCCAGCTATTGAATCAAATGAGCAGTTACTTAGTGAATACAAAGATAATATCTACTTTGATCAGTGGGAAACTAATTATGCAGGTAGCATTAGAAAGTTCAACTATTCATATTGGAGAGCAGAGAAAGTATTTGAGGATGCGAAATGA
- a CDS encoding GntR family transcriptional regulator, with translation MLSNLGKDKSIYLQISEMIEDEILRDIIKEEEQVPSTTELSKFYKINPATAGKGINLLVDKGIIYKKRGIGMFVQAGAKEKIMEARKASFKETYLKKIISEAKLIGITKEDLKKLIDETSEV, from the coding sequence GTGTTAAGCAACTTAGGGAAAGATAAATCAATCTATCTACAGATTAGCGAAATGATAGAAGATGAAATATTAAGGGACATTATTAAGGAAGAAGAGCAAGTGCCTAGCACAACAGAGCTATCAAAGTTTTATAAGATTAATCCTGCCACGGCTGGAAAGGGAATTAATCTATTGGTTGATAAAGGAATAATTTACAAGAAAAGAGGTATTGGTATGTTTGTGCAGGCAGGAGCTAAAGAAAAAATAATGGAAGCTCGCAAGGCAAGCTTCAAAGAAACTTACCTCAAAAAAATAATTAGCGAGGCAAAGTTAATTGGTATTACAAAAGAAGATTTGAAAAAGCTTATTGATGAAACTAGTGAAGTATAG
- a CDS encoding ABC transporter ATP-binding protein, translating into MSTLVGKNIVKRYGKDTVLKNVDINIETGKIYGLIGRNGAGKTTLLSILTAQNPASEGTVTLDGEPVWENEKALSRICYSREISQVTMFGPNTYRVKEYLSTAKAFYANWDEEYAKELVKLFNIDVKKRISKLSKGMLSAVTIIIALASKAEITILDEPVAGLDVVAREQFYKLVIEEYAATGRTFIISTHIIEEAASLFEEVIMIDDGQIVIKENTEGLLARAYRISGEETVVDAAVKDLKVYHPESIGRNKVVTVLADAPVDGFDGEVLVEPVSLQNLFYAMSVDERREA; encoded by the coding sequence ATGAGCACATTAGTAGGAAAGAATATCGTTAAAAGATATGGTAAAGATACAGTTCTAAAGAACGTAGACATTAATATTGAGACAGGAAAGATTTATGGACTGATTGGAAGAAACGGAGCAGGAAAGACTACTCTTCTTTCTATCCTTACAGCTCAAAATCCTGCCTCAGAAGGAACAGTTACACTTGACGGTGAGCCTGTTTGGGAGAATGAAAAGGCACTGTCAAGAATCTGTTATTCGAGAGAGATTTCACAGGTCACAATGTTTGGCCCAAACACATACAGAGTAAAGGAATATTTATCTACAGCAAAAGCATTTTATGCTAACTGGGATGAGGAATACGCAAAGGAGCTTGTTAAGCTTTTTAACATCGATGTAAAGAAGAGAATCAGCAAGCTTTCAAAGGGAATGCTTTCAGCAGTAACAATTATCATTGCACTTGCAAGCAAGGCAGAAATCACAATCCTTGATGAGCCAGTAGCAGGACTTGATGTTGTAGCAAGAGAACAGTTCTACAAGCTCGTTATTGAAGAATATGCAGCTACAGGCAGAACATTCATCATCAGTACACACATCATCGAAGAGGCCGCATCATTGTTTGAAGAGGTTATCATGATTGATGATGGCCAGATTGTTATTAAGGAAAATACAGAAGGCTTATTAGCTAGAGCATATCGCATCAGCGGTGAAGAAACAGTCGTAGATGCAGCTGTAAAGGATTTAAAGGTTTATCATCCAGAGTCAATCGGACGTAACAAGGTGGTTACAGTACTTGCTGATGCGCCTGTTGATGGATTTGATGGTGAGGTACTAGTAGAACCGGTTTCACTTCAGAATCTTTTCTATGCCATGAGTGTGGATGAGAGAAGGGAGGCTTAG
- a CDS encoding CPBP family intramembrane glutamic endopeptidase, which produces MEKTFDKIELVKLVLVFILEIVIALAVGTLLNVIGNVAGISVPTYMHVLALDICLLIPVFAYTIKKGDSIVEAFGFKGIKVATFFQTILLVIVVSPMAMFANVLSQFFVPNTMVQGVDQFASESVGLTLVATVLCAPVVEEIVCRGFFTNRLNKIMSFTAAAIISALMFGAPHMNINQFCYATVLGLIFAYTNRASGSIFTSMIMHIVFNGYNMALLFMMNWAMEQVGMDFAEAAEAERANTSSMISTAVVLGVLAVGSFFLTRLILKSIAKREGTIEA; this is translated from the coding sequence ATGGAAAAGACTTTTGACAAAATTGAGTTAGTAAAGTTAGTTTTAGTATTTATTTTAGAAATAGTAATTGCACTTGCTGTAGGAACCCTTCTAAATGTAATAGGTAATGTGGCAGGAATCAGCGTGCCAACCTATATGCATGTATTGGCATTGGACATCTGCCTTTTGATTCCAGTGTTTGCATATACTATCAAAAAGGGAGATTCAATTGTTGAAGCATTTGGGTTTAAAGGAATTAAGGTAGCTACATTCTTCCAGACTATTTTACTTGTAATTGTAGTTAGCCCTATGGCAATGTTTGCAAATGTTCTTTCACAGTTTTTCGTCCCAAATACAATGGTTCAAGGAGTTGACCAGTTTGCATCAGAATCGGTTGGACTTACATTAGTAGCTACAGTACTCTGTGCACCAGTTGTAGAAGAAATAGTATGCAGAGGTTTCTTCACGAATAGACTTAATAAAATAATGTCATTCACAGCTGCAGCTATTATCTCAGCTCTGATGTTTGGTGCTCCACATATGAATATTAACCAGTTCTGCTATGCAACTGTGTTAGGTTTGATTTTTGCTTACACAAACAGAGCTAGCGGAAGCATTTTTACATCGATGATTATGCATATCGTATTCAATGGATACAATATGGCTCTTCTATTTATGATGAATTGGGCAATGGAACAGGTTGGGATGGACTTTGCAGAAGCGGCTGAGGCAGAACGTGCTAATACTTCTAGCATGATTTCAACTGCGGTTGTTTTAGGGGTACTTGCAGTTGGTTCATTCTTCTTAACAAGATTGATTCTCAAGTCTATAGCAAAAAGAGAAGGAACAATTGAGGCATAA
- a CDS encoding PH domain-containing protein has translation MANILWHDRKRHFGLPISFTKYSMSEDRLFVETGFFNLEQNEVRLYRILDLQLKRSLGQRIFGVGSIIVSSSDKSLGTFEIRNVKHSANVKEMLSVQVEQQREAKRVYTRENMVDDVDDNDIHEGDF, from the coding sequence ATGGCAAACATTTTATGGCACGATAGAAAAAGACATTTTGGCTTACCTATCAGCTTCACAAAGTACAGCATGAGTGAAGATAGACTTTTTGTTGAAACAGGCTTTTTCAATTTAGAGCAGAATGAAGTTAGGCTATATAGAATTCTTGACTTACAGCTTAAGCGTAGCTTGGGTCAGAGAATTTTTGGAGTAGGTTCTATCATTGTTAGCTCATCGGACAAAAGTCTTGGCACCTTTGAAATCAGAAATGTAAAGCATTCTGCAAATGTAAAGGAAATGCTTTCAGTTCAGGTTGAACAGCAGCGTGAGGCAAAGCGTGTATACACAAGAGAAAATATGGTAGATGATGTGGATGACAACGATATCCACGAAGGAGATTTTTAG
- a CDS encoding acyltransferase family protein translates to MSKQGKNGRVEFLRFIFALGILFFHIHKRFAVDGNISIGIKGIYFFNHGYIGVEFFFLVSGYLLAASAFAKRAVSTELIGTETAQMMWKKIKNVFPYHLFAIILTIIVNAYFLENTVKGRISYVVDSWASVFFLQVFGFDSTWVNKLTWYLDVWLMVTFIFWYFLRRHYEAFVKIVCPLLALFVLGYMAHEYNSLAGIDGWTGHFYKCFLRGMSEMALGCSAYSLTRQLNKIEFTKAGKTILAIVELVCYLLVFGYAVTGVDPKYSFPTLFIMMIGLILTFSNVNPCHQVFDKPVFGWCGKMSLLIYLNQFYSIRLVQSLLPNISFPAKVLGCTVVTLIGAYVCDVVVTFFNKKKPLTTLMIKN, encoded by the coding sequence ATGAGTAAACAAGGGAAAAATGGACGAGTGGAGTTTTTACGTTTTATTTTTGCTTTGGGGATTCTATTTTTCCATATTCACAAGCGTTTTGCAGTGGATGGAAATATTAGCATTGGAATAAAAGGAATATACTTCTTCAATCATGGGTATATTGGAGTAGAGTTTTTCTTTTTGGTTTCAGGCTATTTGCTGGCTGCCAGTGCTTTTGCTAAAAGAGCTGTCAGCACAGAATTAATTGGTACAGAAACAGCACAGATGATGTGGAAGAAAATCAAAAATGTTTTTCCATATCATTTGTTTGCGATTATTCTTACGATTATCGTAAATGCGTATTTCTTGGAGAATACAGTAAAAGGAAGAATCAGCTATGTGGTTGATTCATGGGCTTCTGTATTTTTCCTTCAGGTCTTTGGATTTGATAGCACATGGGTAAATAAGCTTACCTGGTATTTGGATGTATGGCTTATGGTCACATTCATTTTCTGGTACTTCCTTAGACGTCACTATGAAGCTTTTGTAAAAATTGTATGCCCCCTTTTAGCCCTCTTCGTGCTGGGCTACATGGCTCATGAATACAACAGCTTAGCTGGAATTGATGGTTGGACAGGTCACTTCTACAAGTGCTTCCTTAGAGGAATGTCTGAAATGGCGCTTGGATGTAGTGCATACAGCCTTACAAGACAGCTTAACAAAATCGAATTTACAAAGGCAGGGAAAACTATCTTAGCAATAGTAGAGCTAGTTTGTTATTTACTTGTATTTGGATATGCGGTAACAGGAGTTGATCCTAAGTATAGTTTCCCTACACTTTTTATCATGATGATTGGTTTAATTCTTACATTTTCAAATGTAAATCCATGTCATCAGGTATTTGACAAACCAGTATTTGGTTGGTGTGGCAAGATGAGCCTGTTGATATATTTAAATCAGTTTTACAGCATCAGATTAGTGCAGTCACTTCTTCCAAACATCAGCTTCCCAGCAAAGGTTTTGGGATGCACAGTGGTGACTCTTATCGGGGCTTATGTATGTGATGTAGTAGTTACTTTTTTTAACAAGAAAAAGCCACTTACAACACTAATGATTAAAAACTAG
- a CDS encoding MBOAT family O-acyltransferase, producing the protein MCASNRHSRRFNKISLISVVVLDLGILFFFKYFNFFIAIIENIFFGGSLTVSDRFTNLFSGVGTGALNLPQIVLPVGISFFTFQALSYVIDVYNDQVEVQSSFWYFALYISCFPQLIAGPIVHYKDISGQLTERSVGSYEFAAGIKRFCFGLGKKVIIANTLASIADKIWAADISQLDATVAWLGSICYTFQIYYDFSGYSDMAIGLGKMFGFDFKENFDHPYRAESVREFWRRWHISLSTWFRDYVYIPLGGSRCSLKKTCMNIFIVFLLTGIWHGANWTFITWGLVYGILLIFERVWFGKILEKNPVKMLNRLLTFFVVNLLWVVFRADSIISAFTYISRMFAGGIRILNLFTYLSGMGVIALFAAIIFAGFVQAHMSVKAVKGNMVVCLALLLVSLLFLVNGTYNPFIYYQF; encoded by the coding sequence TTGTGCGCAAGCAATCGTCATAGCCGTAGGTTCAACAAGATATCGCTGATATCGGTGGTTGTTCTTGATTTAGGCATTCTGTTTTTCTTTAAGTATTTCAACTTTTTCATAGCAATAATTGAAAATATATTCTTTGGAGGAAGTCTTACTGTTTCAGATAGATTTACAAATCTATTTTCGGGAGTGGGTACAGGTGCATTAAATCTTCCTCAGATTGTTCTTCCAGTTGGTATTTCGTTTTTTACGTTTCAGGCTCTGTCCTATGTAATCGATGTATACAATGACCAGGTGGAGGTACAAAGTAGCTTTTGGTATTTTGCGTTATATATCTCATGTTTCCCACAGCTGATTGCTGGTCCTATTGTTCATTACAAAGATATCTCAGGTCAGTTGACAGAGCGAAGTGTCGGAAGCTACGAGTTTGCAGCTGGTATCAAAAGGTTTTGTTTTGGCCTTGGCAAAAAGGTTATTATCGCAAATACGTTAGCGTCCATTGCAGATAAAATCTGGGCAGCTGATATATCCCAGCTAGATGCCACAGTCGCATGGCTTGGATCCATTTGCTACACATTCCAAATATACTATGACTTCAGCGGATATTCTGATATGGCCATTGGCCTAGGAAAGATGTTTGGATTCGATTTTAAAGAAAACTTTGATCATCCTTACAGAGCGGAATCAGTTAGAGAGTTTTGGAGACGCTGGCATATTTCTTTATCTACATGGTTTAGAGATTATGTTTACATCCCACTTGGTGGCAGCAGATGCTCACTTAAGAAGACCTGTATGAATATATTTATAGTATTCCTTTTAACAGGAATATGGCATGGAGCTAACTGGACCTTTATTACATGGGGGCTTGTGTATGGCATTTTGCTTATATTCGAAAGAGTTTGGTTTGGAAAGATATTGGAAAAGAATCCGGTGAAAATGCTAAACAGATTGCTGACATTTTTTGTGGTAAATCTTTTGTGGGTAGTATTTAGAGCCGATTCCATAATATCTGCATTTACATATATTTCTAGAATGTTTGCAGGGGGAATCAGAATACTGAACCTGTTTACATATTTGTCAGGAATGGGTGTGATTGCATTATTTGCAGCAATAATATTTGCTGGATTTGTGCAGGCTCATATGAGCGTAAAAGCGGTAAAGGGCAACATGGTAGTATGCCTTGCACTTTTACTTGTTAGTTTGTTATTCCTTGTAAATGGAACATACAATCCATTTATTTATTATCAGTTTTAA